Proteins from a single region of Ignavibacteria bacterium:
- a CDS encoding DUF91 domain-containing protein, translated as MVINDESIEKIIQKLDSFVWTEQNINEVINLRNEFRLIHSKEKIDNLTKEDYFAGLGKKQGCLAYDLEWGTRSLGSIKGGSKYKYGYESDFRKIKSLLQKIISIDPANVYNADGTVTLQINTLVNLSKEINGFKTGRTVLPKMLSIYFPEVFLPIFNDQDHFLYEILSSGAETENTGFALYLEFNYKLFKIKDRLEELSHRQFENFEYARLLYHAFPKDNGQSNLTTAESEVVEEQQFEALEVQHYQSLLHRNFNRLFPTLKYFDEEEQISKNGQYDTQTVGIMDMLCIDDKGNFVVIEIKRQATDKTIGQILRYMGWTKEELCKDGQKVKGLIVAERKDIQLEFALKVIPDVKFMKLGLSITLEEQ; from the coding sequence ATGGTAATCAATGATGAATCAATAGAAAAAATCATTCAAAAATTGGACAGCTTTGTTTGGACTGAACAAAATATTAATGAAGTAATTAATCTTAGAAATGAATTCCGACTAATTCATAGTAAAGAAAAAATCGATAATCTGACAAAAGAAGATTACTTTGCTGGACTTGGTAAAAAGCAAGGCTGTCTTGCATATGACCTTGAATGGGGAACAAGAAGTCTTGGTAGTATTAAAGGTGGTTCAAAGTATAAATATGGTTATGAATCAGATTTTAGAAAAATCAAATCACTTCTTCAAAAAATTATATCAATAGATCCTGCTAACGTATATAATGCCGATGGAACAGTTACTCTACAAATCAACACTCTTGTAAATCTATCAAAAGAAATAAATGGCTTTAAAACTGGCAGAACTGTTTTGCCAAAAATGTTGAGTATTTATTTCCCAGAAGTATTCTTACCAATCTTTAATGATCAAGACCATTTTCTTTATGAAATACTTTCAAGTGGAGCGGAAACTGAAAATACTGGATTTGCTCTCTATCTCGAATTCAATTATAAACTCTTTAAAATAAAAGATAGATTGGAAGAATTAAGTCATAGGCAGTTTGAGAATTTTGAATACGCTCGATTACTATATCACGCTTTTCCAAAAGATAATGGGCAATCAAATTTAACAACGGCAGAATCAGAGGTTGTCGAAGAACAGCAATTTGAAGCTCTGGAAGTTCAGCACTATCAAAGTCTATTGCACAGAAATTTTAATCGTCTTTTCCCAACATTAAAATATTTTGATGAAGAAGAGCAAATTTCTAAGAATGGGCAATATGATACGCAAACTGTTGGAATAATGGATATGCTTTGTATAGATGACAAAGGAAATTTTGTTGTTATAGAAATAAAGCGTCAAGCGACGGATAAAACCATTGGACAAATTTTACGTTATATGGGTTGGACTAAAGAAGAACTATGTAAAGATGGGCAAAAAGTGAAAGGATTGATTGTCGCCGAACGAAAAGATATTCAACTTGAATTTGCTTTAAAAGTTATTCCCGATGTAAAGTTTATGAAACTTGGTTTGTCAATAACTTTGGAGGAACAATAG